GCTGGAGAAGGCCCGCTCCATCCCCTCCATGAGCGGGCAGGAGCTGGTCAGCCAGGTTACCTGTCGGGAGCCGTACACCTGGGATGAGCCGGCGGACCCCATCTGGTACCCCAGCGGCATCCCCGGCGCGGACGCCGCGCCGACCCTGCACGTGGTGGCCTACGATTTCGGCCTGAAGCACAACATCCTGCGGCTGATGCGGCGCTGTGGCATGCGCATCACGGTCGTGCCGGCGAACACGCCGGCGGAAGAGGTGCTCTCCCTCTCTCCCGACGGCGTCTTCCTCTCCAACGGGCCGGGCGACCCGGCCGCCGTCACCTATGCCATCGCTTCTGTGCGCCAACTGCTGGGCCGCCGGCCCATTTTCGGCATCTGCCTGGGACACCAGATACTGGCGCTGGCGCTGGGCGGCCGCACCTATAAGCTGAAATTCGGCCACCGCGGCATCAATCAGCCGGTGAAAAACCTGCTGACGGGACAGGTGGAAATCACCACACATAACCACGGCTTCGCCGTGGATGCCGACAGCCTGCCCCAGGGCGCCGAAATCACCCACATCAACCTGAACGACGGCTGTGTCGAGGGCCTGCGGCACAAGGCATATGGGGCCTTCAGCGTGCAGTTCCATCCTGAAGCCGGCCCCGGCCCGCACGATGCCGTACACCTCTTCCATCACTTCCGCCAGCTCATGCTGGAACGCCGGCTTTCCTGAGGAGATGCACCCATGCCGAAACGCACCGACATCCGCACCATCCTCATCATCGGCTCCGGCCCCATCGTCATCGGCCAGGCCTGCGAGTTCGATTATTCCGGCGTGCAGGCGTGCAAAGCCCTGCGGGCAGAAGGCTACCGCGTTGTGCTGGTCAACTCCAACCCCGCCACCATCATGACGGACCCGGAATTCGCCGATGTCACATATGTCGAGCCCCTGCACCCGGATATATTGGAGAAAATCATCGCCCGCGAGCGCCCCGATGCCCTGCTCCCCACCGTCGGCGGGCAGACCGGCTTGAACCTCGCTGTCGCGCTGGCGCGCGCCGGCATCCTCGAGCGCTACGGCGTCGAGCTGATCGGCGCCAAGCTGAAAGCTATCGAAACCGCCGAGGACCGCCGGCTTTTCGACACCGCCATGCGGGCCGCCGGCCTCCCCACCCCGCCCAACCGCCTGGTCTCCT
This genomic stretch from Anaerolineae bacterium harbors:
- the carA gene encoding glutamine-hydrolyzing carbamoyl-phosphate synthase small subunit, which codes for MTQATLVLEDGTVLRGRAFGAVGETAGEIVFSTGMTGYQEVLTDPSYRGQIVVMTAPHIGNVGINREDDESSRPWLAGFVIRDPSPIVSNWRAAMSLDDYLRQNGIVAMADCPTRALVRHIRTQGAMRAVLSSIDDDAGRLLEKARSIPSMSGQELVSQVTCREPYTWDEPADPIWYPSGIPGADAAPTLHVVAYDFGLKHNILRLMRRCGMRITVVPANTPAEEVLSLSPDGVFLSNGPGDPAAVTYAIASVRQLLGRRPIFGICLGHQILALALGGRTYKLKFGHRGINQPVKNLLTGQVEITTHNHGFAVDADSLPQGAEITHINLNDGCVEGLRHKAYGAFSVQFHPEAGPGPHDAVHLFHHFRQLMLERRLS